The nucleotide sequence CTCCGTGAAATAGACCGTGGAAGCCAGGGCATCTTCCAGGCACTTCACTGTGATGCGATTCCGCTGCACTTCGGCGGCGGCTTTTGCACCCGCGCGGGAACTTCTCAGGATGGCAGCCCAGCTCGCGTAGATGGCGCCGATGATCACCATGAAAATGCCCATGGCGATGAGGATCTCCACGAGGGTGAAGCCCCTTTTCCCATATCGTTTGCAGGCTATTTTCACGGGCTTTATCTTTGTCTCACGGAGTTTCCCGTCGCACCCCGGCCGGTGGCCGTCGTGGATTGCCCTGCTTGCGGCGCGCCTTGCGGGCGGAACATCAGTACTGTCAGCGGGGTCTCCACCAGTTTGCCGCTCAGCGGCTGGCTCACCACGATGTCCACCTGGAACAGGCCGTTTGAGGATACTTCGGTTGCCGTCCACGTGTATTGGATCTCCGGATGTTCCGGGCCCAGATCGCCGGACTCGCTGGTCTCTTCCAATTGGTTCGTGAGCGCTATCATCGAGGCGACCACGCCCGGATCTGCCATTGGCGTCTGCAAGGCGCGCGCCAGCTTGAGATTGCGCGAGGTCAGCTCCAGGATCGCGAAGATGGCCATGAAAAACACCGCGATGGCGATCATCACCTCCATGAGGGTGAACGCTGTAGCAGGGTGTTTTTTGATGGCGATCCTCATTTGTCCACTACTTCATGGCCGCCAGCTCGGCTTCTGTTTTCATCTCGGCATGGCCGGTGACGACATCCAGATGCACCATGCGCCGTTTGTTCGTCGAAGGCTCAAACATCACCGCCGTGAATTCATCGCATGTCCCGTTCGGGTAGAAACGCACACGCACCACGCCTTCGCCCGATTGGACGGAGTCCTGAAAATTCACTGCCAGCATCTCGAAGGCGATGCCCTCGGGCATCTGCGCCGTGAACCCCGAGCTGTCCGCAGTTCCCGCTCCGCCATCTGCTGAGACAGAACTGCCCGCCGCACTGCTTTGCACACGCAGGCTCGTGCCCGCCTCCGAGGCCGAGATGACGAACTCCGCAGGTGTTCCCGTCAAAATCGCCGCCGCCCGTGCCGAGGCACAGCCCTCCATGAAATCATTCACCGCCTGCTGCAGCGGTTGACGTTTGAAAGTCTGCACAAACGTCGGCAGGCCCCAAGCCGCGATCATGCCCACGAGCATCACCACGATGATGATTTCCACCAGGGTGAACCCGTGGCGGCGCTTATGTGACTGTGGGCGGAGGCGCATCAGGAACTTTGCATGTTGATGTTACCCGTGATCGAGAACATGGCGCCCAGCACGCAGTATAGGAGGAAGCCCACGAAAACGGCGATGCACACGATCATCACCGGCTCGATAAGGTTCGTCATCACGCGTAGGCCGATCGCCAGTTCGCTCTCATAAGTGTCAGCCAGATTCTCCAGCGAGCCCGGTACATCACCCGTCTCTTCGCCGATCTTGAGCAGGTCGATCATCAGTTGCGGGAAGAGGCCGCTTTTGGCCAGCGGTTGGGCGATGGTTTTGCCATCCGTCACCTCTTCACGCGTCACGGCGATGGCTTCCTTGATCATCACGTTTGGCATCACCTGTTCGGTGATCTTCAAGGCATTGAGCACGGGCACCCCGTTGCGCAAGAGGGTGGCGAGAGTGCGGCAGAACTGGCCGAAGAGGTTCAGTTTCACCACCGGCCCCAGCACCGGCACCTTCATGCTCCAGCGATCCAGCGTGCGCCGGCCCGAGGGCGAATTCTTGTAACGGTAGAAGATCAGGTAAACCGTGATGGCCCCCAGTATCATGAGCCACCACCACTTGCTGAAGAAATTGCTCGTGCTGATCAGGAACTGCGTGGCTGCGGGCAGCGGCGCGTTCAGGCCGTTGAAGATCTCCATGAATTTCGGCAGCATGAACGTCATGAAGAAAAAGATGATCACCACGCCCACGCACGCCACCATCGCCGGGTAGATGAGCGCGGAGATGAACTTGGACCGCACCTCCGAGAAGCGCTCATAGTGGGCGGACAGGCGCCGCAAAACTTCCTCCAGCGCGCCGGATTGCTCACCCGCCCGCACCATGTTCACGTACAGGTCCGTGAAGATCTCCGGCTGCTTGGCCATGGCAGTGGAGAGGCTCTTGCCCTCCACCACATCCTGTCGGAGCTGCTTGGCCACACTGGAAGGGATACCCTTGGAGCTGATGCTGGACATGCTGTTCAGCGCCGAGGCCAGCGGCATGCCGCAATGCAGCAAATTCGCAAGCTGTTGGGTGAAGCGCGCCAGTTCCTGGAGCTTGGGCTTGCGCTTGCGGCTCAGAAACTTTTGTACCCCTGCAGGCAGAACCATGGCGGAAGACGCAGCGGAACTGCTGCTCTCCGGGCGGATGACCACACCGGCACCGCCGCCCTTGGAGGCAGTGACGCTCACCGGGAACAAACCCAGCTTTTGGATCTGCAGCAGTGCGGCTGGCCGGTCGACCACGTCCAGCATGCCCTCCACAATCTCTCCGGTGCGCTTGCGCGCACGATATGCAAACTGCGCCATATAAAGTCTCTAATAATGCACTAGGTTCAAAACCGGTCGCGGCCAAAAGTTCTCATCCGGTGTCCCTTTCCTATCCCACCGTCCAGCCCCGCTGGCAAGCCAGCTTCTTGGGGGCACGCGACAACTTACCATGCTCCCAAGGGCAATGCAGGGATTTTCAACGGTTTTTCTACTGGCAAAACCCTTCATTTTTACGATCCTCTTTCCTCTCCTTTTCACTGCCCATAATCTCGCACGCATCGGCCACTTGAATTGTCACACTTTTGTCATTCTTTTCAGAGCCTTTCCCGGTCTCCACTTTTTCTGGCCGCTGCTTTATTACTGGCCATTCTCATCGTGTTCCACCAAACTTTCCCATGTGCCAAGGCACCTGAAAAAAGCCGTATCATGAATTCATCCACCCCGCCTCCCCTCGATTTTCAGCCGGCCAACTACGAGTCACCTGCGAAAGCGCTTATGGCCGCCAAAGTGGCGATGGCCGCGCCTGCGGTGATGTTTTTGTTCAATCTCGCCTTCGGCA is from Verrucomicrobiia bacterium and encodes:
- a CDS encoding prepilin-type N-terminal cleavage/methylation domain-containing protein, giving the protein MRLRPQSHKRRHGFTLVEIIIVVMLVGMIAAWGLPTFVQTFKRQPLQQAVNDFMEGCASARAAAILTGTPAEFVISASEAGTSLRVQSSAAGSSVSADGGAGTADSSGFTAQMPEGIAFEMLAVNFQDSVQSGEGVVRVRFYPNGTCDEFTAVMFEPSTNKRRMVHLDVVTGHAEMKTEAELAAMK
- a CDS encoding type II secretion system F family protein, yielding MAQFAYRARKRTGEIVEGMLDVVDRPAALLQIQKLGLFPVSVTASKGGGAGVVIRPESSSSAASSAMVLPAGVQKFLSRKRKPKLQELARFTQQLANLLHCGMPLASALNSMSSISSKGIPSSVAKQLRQDVVEGKSLSTAMAKQPEIFTDLYVNMVRAGEQSGALEEVLRRLSAHYERFSEVRSKFISALIYPAMVACVGVVIIFFFMTFMLPKFMEIFNGLNAPLPAATQFLISTSNFFSKWWWLMILGAITVYLIFYRYKNSPSGRRTLDRWSMKVPVLGPVVKLNLFGQFCRTLATLLRNGVPVLNALKITEQVMPNVMIKEAIAVTREEVTDGKTIAQPLAKSGLFPQLMIDLLKIGEETGDVPGSLENLADTYESELAIGLRVMTNLIEPVMIVCIAVFVGFLLYCVLGAMFSITGNINMQSS